The following nucleotide sequence is from Penicillium digitatum chromosome 5, complete sequence.
CATTCCCGTGCGGTTCAATTTCCTTTCCACGGATTTCAGCCACTCAAAGGGTGTGAAGGGAATTCCTGTCAGACTGTGCGCCAAAACCGAGCTTTTATCGCCGGGCGAGGAGACGGGTCTCTCGCGTGATACAGAGCTCTCCTACTGCAAAGTCAAGCTTTTCCGGGATCATGGCGCTGAGCGGAAGCTGTCCAATGACATCGCGCATGTCAAGAAGAGTATTGATAAGCTTAAGCAGCAAGTCTCTCAGGCCGAAATGGGTGGTGGATTTGCGAAGCGCAAACGGGGAAACAACGCTTCGGCTACTGCGAAGGGATCTGATAATCCCATGAAGTCTTCGTCCCACAGGCGAACTTGGTCGATCGGGTCAGACGATGTTCCTCCCGAGAAAGCTTCCTTGGAGGATGATCTTCAAGCCAAGCTGTCTATGATGCAAGAGATGTTCTCATCTACTCGGTCAGTGAGCATATTCGGTCTACGCGGTGATGCATTCGATGATCCCGACCTATATCCCATTCAGCTATCCGGTGATGGCGATCCCCCTCACTATGCGAACATGAGCCGTTCAAGCACACGCGAATTGGAGTCAATAATGCCTTCGCCGCCCAACACCAATACCTCTTCTTCGAATTCGCCGCCTACCCAAGCTCTCCGATTAGCAAAGTGCCCAACCACCATCCAGAGGATTCCTTCTGGCAGCCAAGTGTCAAGGGGTTTCATAGAGGCGGTGGGTGTAGACTTGACCTACCGACCTCCGGCGGAACGCCCTCCCAAACCAAGTAAGTTTTTCGAGCGCAATTCCATCTGTAATCGAATTTGTTTCCTAATTAAATCCACAGTTGCATGCTTTTATGTTCGATTCACTGGAAATGAGAAGCGTTCAGAGGACTACTACCGTGCAATCTATTTGACGGAACGCACCGTTCGAGACCTCGTGAGGCAAATTACCGAGAAATGTCACATTAATCCCATGCGGATCTCAAATATCATGCACGCCCACGAGAAGGGCATGCGAGTCGTCGTTGATGACGATGTGGTCCGTCAGCTTCCAGAGGGTCAAGACATGATCGTCGACATCTCCGAAGCACCGGATCCCAATGGCAGTGCTTCCGGCACACCCATGGAGATCCAATTAACTTACTAAACCCGCATCGCATATCTCAAGGCCATGCCTTCACCTCCTGAATTCGAATATAATGCAACATTAACTTTCCTCTTCGATACGCCTCATTCCACCTCACTAGCCACTGTGGTCTCTCCACTCTGGTTTGCAGCATACAAGCTTTCCATCTTGAGTGCATCGGTTGCACTGGTGTTGTTTTGCGGGGAATTTTTTTAATCTACTTTCTCAATGGGCTGGCATTCATTTTCAAAAGGGGCGCTGAACACGGGGATAATAAACGAGTCTCCGAGCAACGATACCCTGTTATACTACCTTTTGCCTTTTTTGACCTCTTTTTGTTCAACCTTAGCGTTGCTCACTCACTTCGACGGTATATGAGTCGATGGGCTATGGGAAGCATTGATATCTTTGTCTGTTTGTTATGGTTATTATTTCGATTTGGTCGAGGGCCGAGCATACGACGTTGATACCCTATTCCATGTTTGGTTTTCCTGATCTTTTTATCCCACATTAACCCTCTTTCTAaattttctctttttttttggcgggACGCTGGTTGCTGGTTGCTAGTTTTTAGCAGTCTTGAGCGCTCGACTTTTTCTGCGACCGTTATCCATGTCTCATGTCTGTGCATCTATGCAGGATGTGGATCAGTTGATCTAGACAAGACGCCTGAGGACGGGACTACAAGTCAGCCACTTTGATGCAAGTGCAGAATACCATGACTTTGCTACCTCCATTATGATCTTTACATAAGAAGCTATATCTTCAACCCTTGGTAGCTCAGAAGAACCTTGGAATCATCATGCGTTAATTAATTGTTGGCATTGACCGCCATTAACCGAGCATGATTGACATCCGCAACCCCCAAATCGGGTTGGTGCCAGTCATGCAGAAAAGACAGGAAAGTGAATGCATCAGAGTCCACAGATTATTCCACACCAACCCAGTGGAACGTTGTAGCTttagccccccccccccaaaaaaagccATCAACCTTGAACACAATCCCCAGTTCCCAGGAACCTGGTAGAGCACTGTAGACAATTCCCGAGATCACTGGTTCAGCGAAGATCCTGGGGTCCCATGGGCCACTGCTTCGGGTTTGTTTATAAGTTCTGATTGGATGGGTCCCTGCCCCAACCTGTCAGCCAACCAATGCTCAGTCTTCCCGCGGGTCATGATTTAGACCACCTTCCATATCGAGACACCGAGGTTCCAGATCGAGAACCCACTGCAAGATCGAATAGTACAAGCTTTGACTTTTCTTCCCTCTTTTCTTCCGTTAGTAATCGAGGCTTGCGACGCTTAATATCGGTTGCACTGCAGATGTTTCACTTTCTCTTTTGCGTTGTGATCTTCGCATTCCGAGAGGATTTGGATGCTTTTCGATATCTCCATGGCGGTATCAGGTCTGGAACTTTGAATACTAACCTAGTTGAGAATAGgaattttcaatttttttacTCTCTATGGTGACTTATTCTTTTCGTCTCAGGTCACCGGTCAGTGCCATGTGTGTGTGAAACCTTGGTATAGACCTCGGACTCACCACTTATGGTAATCAGATTATAATCTCTAATAGGCCTCCCAAAGAACGTCCTGTCTATTTGGCAAGGGAAACATAGCCCTGAAGTTTCAGCGAGATTGCTGAACCCTAGATTTCAACATCTTATACGCTACAAATCCTCTTTCTGGATGTGACGAAAATCTGCAATGTATGCGTAATGTAGTGGTATGCAACTTTCTAAACCATGTAATATAATAAGTTCAATAGCCTTGTTGGCTTGGTGGGGAAGGCTTGGCCATATTTTTCCGATCCACCCTTGTGTTGAACATGGGTCTCCccaagctttttttttacaactCCCCGCGCTAGCCCCTTATGTGCCCGTGCGATCCTCGCCCATTCCTCAATCCGGTGTATCCAATCACGAATGAGAGCTTCAAAACGACCGGTTTCCTCAATAGGAAGTCCATACGCACCACGATTTAGAAAAACATAGGTTGATGGTAGAGCTCCCACAAGCGAAGGCTGTCTCGATAGCCCACGCTCTCGTCTTGCCGGCCACATACAACAAGTGTGGGTGCAAAGAGCTGTGCATTTTCCTTGTCCACCGAGGAAGATAATTGACATGGATTTGGTTCTGCTCGGACCGGACCCACCACCTTTTTGTCTGTTGCTTTCTGCACTAGAAGTTGGACCTCGGATTTTCCGCGTAGAATTTTATATAGGCAGGCGTTTGGACGAGAACATCCCAAGAAGAATCCTGTCTTCGGCTGTTTTGTTCAACATGAGTTCCTCGTTTGCAATCAAAGGGCTGAAAATCGGCTCAAAGTCGAGCTCCTCGGCTCTTCCATTCAGCTGCCATTCATGTATGATTAAGACGGGCAAGTCCTTTACTCTCATGCATCGATAGAATTGACTTCATTTAGTTACTGGGTAGTGCCTGAAGGAGGACGGAGTAATCCACGCAACCTGTTCAATCACAAGCACGCCATCTTGTGGTGCTGGGAAAAGGCTGCCCCTAAAGTAACTAGCACAATCCACTCTTAGCAGCAAGCCAATAAACATAAGCGATGCGACAGCCTTGCGTGTTCTAGATGCTTATTAACTAGTGCCAGTTACGAATCGAAGTCATGGATCAAGCTAACGTATAATGCGCAAGATTGATTGTGTCAAGCTTGTGAATCTTTTTAGGTATTTTCAAAGCGTAGTACTAAAAGGCTCCCGATACTAAGAGAGTCGAGCTATCTTCGATTACAGCTTTATTTATGACCTAGCCTTTTGGCACCCTCTACCGGTTGACCATTTTTCGATGGTACAACTGGATCAAGCATACTGCTTTCACTTTGTGTTGGAACCTCCTTCAAACTATGTGCTATGCAATGCGCTACATGGTAATCTGAGCGCTTATCATTTCAACAGCTGCAGACAGGGTGTGTCTGCAGAAGTTGAATCGTTTTCACATGAAGAGATTTGGTATTTTTGTCCATCATTCCCTTGCGTGATAAGAATGTATGTGGGGTGGAGACTTAAGATGGCATTCCGTTAGGGGAAAGGATCAACCTTATGTGGCGACAGCAGCCAAAATACGAGTATTGTACTACAGTACTTGTTGACGGCAGACCCAGACTCACACTCTTCAAAAGGTCAAAGTACAACACACAGTATTCACAGCCACAAATCTCACAATCTCATACTCCcaacacacacacacacacgtAGTATGATGTCATGATCCAGTTCCTTAAAAGCGGGGCCAAATTGAATTTCCACTTTGGTTCTTTTCTCTGCGCGGGTCGTCCCGCTCGGTGACCACTAGGTGACCATTCGGGTATAAGGCCTTTCGGTAACGTACCGCTGGAAATACTAGGTATGTACATGTATCTGTATCGACTAGTATTTTTGGTTTACAGCCGGTATTATCCCAACGTAAAAACATGCCGTTGGCCACTCTGACAAATTTCCTTGATTCGATAATTGTCTGTTCTTATTGTCCTTTACTGGGGGGGAGCGGGGGAACCATCTACTGGCTGGGCCTTCAATCGGCATTTGATGATTTTCAGAGCGGGTAACAGATTAGCTAGGCATGGCTTGTGGGTACTTCGTATCTACAGTATATAGACGTAACACTTAATTTAGATGTCATCTCATTGTCTACCATGAGATTGTGCATGCAAGGTTCAAATGACACCTATCCATGGTTGCGCATGTTGTAATTATGTTGTTGCACTTTCACCATAAAATCATGCCCTGAGTCGTGTCACCATTGCCCCTGACTTGATAGTCTAATGTGGAAAGACCATCCTCCGCACCGATACACGGTTGATGCTCAAGTAAAAATAGAACCACATTCTAGACTTGCTGATAATCAACAACTTGACGGCTCAAGTGATGTTCCACTTCTACACTTTACCTTCTCGCAGTGTTTGACCTATATTTAGGTTGTTATGCCAATGATCATGGTTACTTCCAAGCTTATGAAAGTAAAGATCCTTGCAATGTTTTTTTACTTTGTCTTATATTGAAACTTAGTTCGGAATATCCATGGTCTCATAATAATAGACAGCAAATGTCTGTTTACCTTTGTAGTTTTGATTATGTGGCACATGGACTATTGTCTGTGATACCCCAGTCTCTCTATGGAAATAGTTCTGTTCCTCCGAGAATTCTGGGGGCCTGATTTTGGGGTGATCTCTATGCCAAAGCCGGACATAGGGTCCTAAACTGTAGCCCACGACATGATTCTACTGAACGAAACCCCCGGATATTAGGCAAAGGGTCTTTTTCTTAACATCTTCAGTCAACGAACTAGATATAGCCTGTCTCACTCAGGTCGTACACCTACGGGTGCCGGTGTATCCAGTTTAAGGTTCTATCCTAGTTACACGCAGAGGTGTGCTCAAATTCTATCCCAGGAGGACTGGCCCTACCAAGTACCTCACCATAGCCGGAAGTGACAGTTGTGACTTCCTTGTACGTTTGCCTCAAATTGGGAAGGCACAAAATCAGAAACCAGCATCTGCACGTGTCCCCCGTCACGGTCAGCGTGCTTCCCTCAGGTGGTGACTTTGTTTACTATTTCTTCCTcccttctccctcttctctttctcttcttttccgtCCTCCACTCCACCTTCGTTTCCCCTTTTCTATCTTCACCTTCGTTTTCATCGATTGCTTGGTTCATCCATCAAGTCATCACTGCACATTCGTTTTTTAATCTCCATCATCGCCAGGATGGTAGCTTGGACGCGCTTCAAGTTGCTTCTGGCCATGGTCACCACTCTGGTGACCATGGCTGCTGCTTCGGCTGGTACACATCTTGGCTCATAACTCTCTGTATTGCAATCACCTACTGACCTTATCACCGAGCAGAGTGCCACAACATCGAAACGGTCCTTCTTCAGGACCCCCACACTGGGGAGCAGTACCAGTTTGGCGAAGGTAAGTCAAGCTCACTGTTTGAGTCCACTTTTGAATCTGCGCTCATACTGATCAATCTCTATAGTCGATGTTTTGCCTCAGGCCTTGTTTGGTCGTGCTGTCTATGCTCATGAACTTGGTAAGTCCAggctcctcatcttccatgCGGGGATTTTTTTCTTAAATTCTTGAACCTTTCTGAGACCAACAATTAACTTAACACTAGTCACTGTTACGGTTACCCATACTACTTGCGGTCACGAGGAACCGACCATGACTGTCACCACGGATGTTCCTTGCACCACTGACCACTCGTCTACTACTCCTGTCCCGGATCAGGTAACTACCCCTGCACCTGGCTTTTCTCAGTCTACTGCGCCCACTACTTCCGCGATCCCGGTGCCTTTTACCACTCAGACTTTTGTGTCCAGTGCCCTAGAGGTGTCGTCTCAGTCGACTGCACCGGTTTCCTCCCAGACTCCAGTACCTGTCACCACTACCCAGACTCCAGTGTCCAGTATTCCTGAGGTGACCACTCAGTCATCTGCGCCTGTTGTCCCTCACAGCTCTGTCCCTAGTGCTACCGAGGTGACCACCAAGTCTTCTACGCTCAGCAAAACCCGGACTTCTACGCCTGGCACCACTTTGGTGACCTCGCTGTCTTCTGTGCCCGGAACTGCTCAGACCCCAGTGCCCAGTACTACCAAGGTGCCCATTGGAAGCAGCTCTGTAGCCAACACTGGCTCCTCTACGGTTACTGCCACTGCTACCGAGTCGGTTTCCTCGTCTGGTACTAGTCCCACCAGCGTGGCTCCGGTTCCTGCCACCTCTGCTGAGCACTACACCAGCTCTACGATTCCTGGCACTCTTACCGAGGTAACCAGCGAGACGATCTCTTCACCATGTCCATCTCCCTCTGAAGCCTCTCCTGCTCCTGGTACCACCAAGATTCCTGGAACTGTTTCTGAAGTAACTACGGGGTCCATTACATCTTCTCGCCTTACCAAAGTGGTTCCTGTCCCTGGTACTACTGGAATTGCGTACACAAACTCAACTGTTCCCCAGGCTCCTAGCACTGTGACTGGTGTGACCACTTATTACACCACGTCACCTTGCCTCAACTCAACTGAGCTAGCTCCTACTCCGGTGACCACAGAAATCACCATCACCGTTGAGGTTCCTTGCACTGAGACCACCAAATGTGTCAGCACCAAGGTTATTACCACCAGCACTTCGCCGGTTTCAGAGACAACTGTTCCGGTTCTCTCTCGACAGCCTACTACAATCACCGAGATTCAGTCGACTGTTCCCGTTCCTGTCCCGGTTGCTACTGAAGAGGTCACTGTTACGGTTGAAATCCCTTGCACTGAAACCACCAAATGCATCAGCACCACGGTGTATACCACAACCCCTACGGAGACGACCACCATCTCTGTGACTCCAATTCCGGTTACAATTTCTACTCCATACACCCTCACTAAAGTTGTGACCACTGTAATCCAGCCAACTATCCCTGGTGCCTCTTCACAGGAGACCACCAAGACTGTGACTACTGTGGTTCAGCCCACTGCCCCTGTCCCCATTCTGCAGGAGACCACTGAGGTTGTGACTACTGTGGTCCAGCCAACTATCCCTGGTGCCTCTTCACAGGAGACCACCAAGACTGTGACTACTGTGGTTCAGCCCACTGCCCCTGTCCCCATTCTGCAGGAGACCACTGAGGTTGTGACTACTGTGGTCCAGCCAACTATCCCTGGTGCCTCTTCACAGGAGACCACCAAGACTGTGACTACTGTGGTTCAGCCCACTGCCCCTGTCCCCATTCTGCAGGAGACCACTGAGGTTGTGACTACTGTGGTCCAGCCAACTATCCCTGGTGCCTCTTCACAGGAGACCACCAAGACTGTGACTACTGTGGTTCAGCCCACTGCCCCTGTCCCCATTGTGCAGGAGGCCACCGAGGTTGTGACCACCAAGATCACACCGACTGAGTTGGTCCCACTTCCAGACTCCACCACTATGGAGGCAACTACGCTGGTCAAGGTCCCTGCTCCTCCTGCTCAGCAGGCCGCTACCACCGAGTCCAAGGTTTCGGTTGTGCCTCCCCAACAGCCTACCCACACCCAGGAGGAAACTGTCCCGCCATCTCCTCATGGTACATCTTCCAGTGGTACTCATACCCCTTCTCCTATTTTCAACAGTGCCAATGCCGCTGGAATCACGGACAGCCGTCTCTTCGCCGTGAGCATTTTGATTATGCTCTCTCAAATCTTCCACTGGATTCATTGAAAATGCTACACACTCTTGCCGTGTTAGGAGGCAAGTCCAGCTATCTTCTGACGTAGCATGGATAGTACCTGATACACCGATTGTGTTTGCGATCGAATCTGAGGAATCCACGGGTTTGATAGGTGACAGTTTGTCTTTTCATGGGATGCAACTGGCTCCCCTTAATCTTGCAACTTTTAGTAGTGACTCATATTCTAGTTAAAGCATAGCTTTCCTAATTTCAAGAATGTTCACTATTTTTTTATGTCCAGTAGTGAAGCGATCAAACAATCTTATGTTTTGTGGTCTGGAACCAATTGGAAAGTCTTAGGATGAAAGAGTTGACCGAACAATGCATTCCGGTAGTTAGTTGTGTTCCGGCTGTGAAACGGACCTTACAGATAATCAGAACGTAGCATTATGACATATAGTGAGCAGTCAAAGCATTGAACATGACACACATATTTATCAAATGATTAATGCCTAGTGTGATGACCTCACATAATGGATGAATGCCTTATACCCAAACAATGGGTACAACAGCTTGGCTAAAAGCCAGGGTATCTCAGAGAAATAAGGAGAATACATAGTTATGTGCACATGGAGTATACACACAGGACAGACATAAATGGGTACAGATCTCCCTACTTCTAACAGAGCTCAAGCCTCAACCTCACCACCAAGGGATTCAATTTCTCTGGTTAGAGCACAGATCCGACATCCATCACCAATCTTGTCTCGCAGGATTCTTGCCGTCGTGACTTTGGGACCGATGGTACGAGATGCGGTGGCAGACCGGGCCTCGTCGACTGGAGACATGGCTCGGGGTGTAAGATCTGCAGATCGGTTACGGCTGTTCGTGCCGGATGTTTGCTGTGACTTTTCTGCATGTAAGTGGGATAGATGGAAAATGTGGCCACAAGCAAAGCCAACGAGGATTTCTCGCTCTGTAGCAGGGTTATGATTAGctttgtgtgtgtgtttttttttcctccgaGAATAGAAGATAGAATGAAGGTGGGTCAAATTTCATACCGTTTTCCCGGAAGGCGGCTTTGCAACCGCCGCATCTTCCCTGTCCAGGACCTCCGAATTTTCTCGCACCACTGCTCACAGACACTTGGTCTTGAGCTTGGGTCTTCGCAGTTGGTGTCTTATTGGAAGGTTCCTCTCTAGCATCGGTGATATCAAACTTGATTCCCCGGCGCTGACCTTTGCGCAGCGTGTCCATCCCAAGCGCAACTTCGCTTTGCATGACCCGAGCCGCGCCTTGGCTGATACTTGCCTGCAGATCGTGCTCACGAATCAAGCGAGTGAGACCCTCTCTTAGACCTTCAATCTCCAGCCCGCTCGGGATCCGACGCACAAGCTTTATCGGGTCGATGGCCGTTCCGGCCTCCACAAGAAGACCATGAATGAATTTTGGCTTGTCCATGGAATAATCAAGTAGGTCCTCCCACAGATCAGGATCATCCTGTGATTTTGCAAATGAAATGGCCTGTGATACATCCTTGAGATCCGATAGAATCAAGTTCAAGGCTCGTTTCGTCTGGCCCATCTTAGACAAGAGGAAAATCAACTCTGGCGTGAATTTGTGGTCTTCGCAGATGGATGTGGCTTTCTCGAATGAGTAAGATATGCTCGTTTGGAGGAACTCCATCAGGAGAGGCCGGTCGTAGTCCGCAAACACTTCAACGGCCGTGTCGGCAAAGTTATCGATCAGGGCTTTGCCTTCATCGGCAGCCAGCTTGCTGGCTGCATCCCGAGCATGAGTTCCACGTCCTCTTCTCAGCTTAGCGGCGCCGTGTGGTAATGATTCGCCTCGCCAGAGCGTACGGAGATAGAAATAAAGGAGAAGGAAGCGGTCTGCAGCGATCAACTGTGATACCACGATATCTGGGAGAACAATGCCCGTGTATGCTTCACTTACAAGGAGTCGCGTGGGCTCAGATGTCAATTCGTCCAGTTCAGATTTCGTGGCTGACTTCATTTGCTCTTTCGAAACGTGGATCATAATGAAGGCCGGTATATCATCAGTGACTGCGTCGAGCAAGCATTGTTCCCGAACCAAAGCCATAACAGCGTCTCCATCTTGCAATCGAATATAGCAACGCAAGGCTTCGCGGTAATGCCCTCCTACCAGGAACAACTTGGCGAGGCAATCCGTGAGAACCCGCCACTCTTCAGACCCGGTGCGCATTGACTCGGATTTTAATTGTTTTTCGATGGCTTCTGTGACCACATTCGCATCGAATAGATCGGATGGCCATATCCCGATGAGTTCTTTGAATTTGACCAAGTCTCGTGACACAAAGTGAGTGAGGATGACTTCATAAATCCGGGAAGACAACGATGGATTTAAGTCAACCGGGATCTGTGAAGTGATCTCTTCGATTTTGTCATTCTTGATAAAGGTCCCTGCCCAGTGTTCCCATCGTGCGGCATTGCGAATAACTTTTCCACAAATACTCGCAGCGTCGGCCCACTTCTCTTCGCTAACAAGTTGGTTGACCCAAAGTTCACCAAGGCGAGCCTTTTCTTGTTCAGCAGCAGAAAGATTTGCTCGACCACCCATCGTGATAGATGATCGATCATCAGCAAAAAATCCACCCAAACTGGTTGGGGACATTCCTCCAGTCTCGGAAGCAACTTCGGTTAGGTCAGGTATCGATCCCGCAGCTTCGGGATGTTCATCGACGAGACGCCATGCGTCCTCGTACTGGCCATGAGAGTCAAGCCAAGACAAACGGTCAGCAAGGTCCCTTTTTACTGCAACGACGCAGTCATATGGGCTGTGGACAAAGATCTTCGCACCAGGCGCACCTGCAACTTCCTGTACCGCCTTCGGAAGGGCGTCTTCGGCCGCGTGGAGTTTGGATATGAAAGAGTGAGCAATTCTACCAGACCCCCTGTCGCCACTACTGGCGGTACTTCGGATGCTGGCCCCAGAGCTGAATAGCCGCGCCGAGTACATAGTAGCGTCCAAAATCCCATACCCAAGAGCCCCCAGGGCACCGCGCTGGACGACTTGTCCCTCTGGAGTCTTCCACGGAGGCAAGACACTCAGATGATAATCAGACGCCGAAAGACCTTCGAACCGGTTTACTGAAAGTGTATCAGCGCTGACTTCTTCCTTAGTTTCAATGTCTATGACACGAAGTTCAGGTTCCAGGCCCTTTTTTCGATTGCGGGTTACACTTTCTCTTCCGTTGCTTGCAGTTTCACCGTCGGTTTCCATGTGTGCTAGGATGACAAGAAGACGAGGCGTGTACAATGAGATGCCAGATACCACGCAATCTGTTCGTAATCTGTGTTCAAAGTTAGCGATGAGCGATCCAGCCCGTGCGAGTTCTAGCTTACATTGTCACAACTTCTGCCGAGCCCAGCCTCTCGCCCTTTGATGTTTTGCTTGCCCTTTCGGGGTAGACATCAATGACCCAAACAGTTCCTCCCCAGCCGACGACCAGCTTTTCAACTTTCTCAGTGGGCACGTTTAACTGTATCTCTGGACTGGCTATATTGTCATTTGGGTCAAGATGGTCCCGACTGTCTAAAGCAAACTGGTCGATCCATTCTGCGCGTGCTTTCCAAACACCGGCCATTTCATCCCAGCCAGGACGATTTGGACGATCAATATGACTGATTCGTTTCCAGGCAAACTCCGTCTCTGAAAATTCCAGATGCAAATTTGACCGCATGATCTTAATGCCTTCCTCGTTGACCCAGGCCACGTACTTTCCTGAAAGCGACCATTTAATCGTGCTTATAGTCCCTTCGCCGCTATGGATGATTGTGTCTTTCCCACTATTGGCTGCCAGGCCCATAGACCCAAGCCAACTTGATGCTGTGGCAGCCGCGCCCCCCATTGTTGTAGCGTTTGAGGTCGCTCCAATCCGACCGCCAGTTGTCAGGACCAATTCACCCGCTCGGCCGCCCGATAGAAATGTCCGATCACTTTTGTACTCTGGAGACAAAGCGATAGACTGAACTGGGCGGCCAAAATTGCGCAATATCACATCCTTGGGGTCTACCAGCGACGAAACACATACATGGCCATCAATTGAGGAGGTTCCAATGTAAATCGAGTTCGATGGTATGGGAGCGACGGCTGAATGAGTGCCCACTTTTCCATAGCCACGGATACTGCCGGTGGTAGTCGATGCTCGTCTTAATGGTTTGAATTCCTCTGTGGCCTgcttgttgaagatgtctTGCTTGAGGTTCGGAAGAGGAGGCGGGAATGGTGATATCGATATTGAAGTAACGCTTGCTGAGTGTGCGTGATAGACACGGAGGGATTGCACAAGCGGCAAGGACATAACATGCTTGACAAGGTCAGCTCACTTGTCTGCGCGCTGGTGTGGCTAACTTACGACGTTCCCGTTGTGTGTCCCGACGATCTAGGCACATCGTTAGCTCACTGTATGATATAAGGTTCCGCTTAGAATGTATACCATTTTATCTCCGGCTACAAGGAACGAGCTTGTTGCATCCCCGTTGCGATATACTGATCCCAGGTTCTTCGTAAGGTATGCGTATTTGAGGCGGGGctcatcgtcctcgtcgtccgagtcatcctcttcattggcctcttcctcttcctctccatcATCACTGCTACTAGAGTTGTGGTCATTGTCTCGTTGGTCCTTATCTTGGGCACCTTGCGTCATGTCTGTAGTTGGCTTCGTTCGTATGGTTGTGTCGTGCTTGGGAGTGCTCTGAACGGCACTTTCGTCCAGCGGTGTCGCGCCAGGCGCGTCCATGGAAAATCCCTCTCAGCACCCGCAGCTCCCGAGCTGGTTAAAGTGGAATGCGACAATCTGGAACCGATATTCTGTGGTTCTACAGTTGAGCCGGGGTAGGTCAGGGCCCTCCGGGGCCGATCTTGACTTCATGACTAAGCGGGTAATCGGGCCGCAGCCTGCAAAACGATGTCATCGACCAAGCCACTAGTGGTTTGTTTCCGAAAACACACAATGTCTGCCAGACCATTTGTCTGCATAAGTTGCAAGCGCCCATTGCTACGCCTACCTACGCGACCGCAGACCCAA
It contains:
- a CDS encoding Vacuolar assembly protein, putative — translated: MDAPGATPLDESAVQSTPKHDTTIRTKPTTDMTQGAQDKDQRDNDHNSSSSDDGEEEEEANEEDDSDDEDDEPRLKYAYLTKNLGSVYRNGDATSSFLVAGDKMIVGTHNGNVHVMSLPLVQSLRVYHAHSASVTSISISPFPPPLPNLKQDIFNKQATEEFKPLRRASTTTGSIRGYGKVGTHSAVAPIPSNSIYIGTSSIDGHVCVSSLVDPKDVILRNFGRPVQSIALSPEYKSDRTFLSGGRAGELVLTTGGRIGATSNATTMGGAAATASSWLGSMGLAANSGKDTIIHSGEGTISTIKWSLSGKYVAWVNEEGIKIMRSNLHLEFSETEFAWKRISHIDRPNRPGWDEMAGVWKARAEWIDQFALDSRDHLDPNDNIASPEIQLNVPTEKVEKLVVGWGGTVWVIDVYPERASKTSKGERLGSAEVVTILRTDCVVSGISLYTPRLLVILAHMETDGETASNGRESVTRNRKKGLEPELRVIDIETKEEVSADTLSVNRFEGLSASDYHLSVLPPWKTPEGQVVQRGALGALGYGILDATMYSARLFSSGASIRSTASSGDRGSGRIAHSFISKLHAAEDALPKAVQEVAGAPGAKIFVHSPYDCVVAVKRDLADRLSWLDSHGQYEDAWRLVDEHPEAAGSIPDLTEVASETGGMSPTSLGGFFADDRSSITMGGRANLSAAEQEKARLGELWVNQLVSEEKWADAASICGKVIRNAARWEHWAGTFIKNDKIEEITSQIPVDLNPSLSSRIYEVILTHFVSRDLVKFKELIGIWPSDLFDANVVTEAIEKQLKSESMRTGSEEWRVLTDCLAKLFLVGGHYREALRCYIRLQDGDAVMALVREQCLLDAVTDDIPAFIMIHVSKEQMKSATKSELDELTSEPTRLLVSEAYTGIVLPDIVVSQLIAADRFLLLYFYLRTLWRGESLPHGAAKLRRGRGTHARDAASKLAADEGKALIDNFADTAVEVFADYDRPLLMEFLQTSISYSFEKATSICEDHKFTPELIFLLSKMGQTKRALNLILSDLKDVSQAISFAKSQDDPDLWEDLLDYSMDKPKFIHGLLVEAGTAIDPIKLVRRIPSGLEIEGLREGLTRLIREHDLQASISQGAARVMQSEVALGMDTLRKGQRRGIKFDITDAREEPSNKTPTAKTQAQDQVSVSSGARKFGGPGQGRCGGCKAAFRENEREILVGFACGHIFHLSHLHAEKSQQTSGTNSRNRSADLTPRAMSPVDEARSATASRTIGPKVTTARILRDKIGDGCRICALTREIESLGGEVEA